In a single window of the Mauremys reevesii isolate NIE-2019 linkage group 3, ASM1616193v1, whole genome shotgun sequence genome:
- the LGSN gene encoding lengsin: MDKEEELTHQKTVGNDYDEADGGSICGLRRTRGVKVTAKYILPLECEKMEISHPTNIPDDSYLQRATSHVEPPASTSFQKTTSNFPNTQDQKGGGNGSFPIEISVKENILRKTEVHKDDEGGRRMVERKMEMPEGIQTSSKGNQPLGTEPESKEEKSGGSDVASREDKSGVTQTASNEDKCGETEDEEEDATEKKNKGNNLTTQEKSTEASFMLGSGVSKQTLQELKNLLRNNPLRGNRAKYTGNPSRTSSHIRLPKPNEKAVDKQGRSFESLFLHFGGENRKLHCIDNYVAGLPNLLVHSSAGSDQQQSEGSNMEHPSRRQPPAYKNTGSTPGIKFDPSPDQTDHSREPDINNPGSQSSLRLVSLIEHIKQQMARENIQFVRFEATDLHGVSRSKSIPSRFFHEKAIYGVSMPRGYLELTLNPKDSEVDHISATNFNCDILLSPDLSTFRVLPWTEQTARVICDSFTILGTPLLTSPRHIAKQQLSQLQDNGLSLRSAFTYEFCIYGIAEIVNSKTISFPAASILNSYDQLFIQELIEGMYHAGANIESFSSSTWPGQMEISFHPEFGIGAADTAFTFRTGIKEVAKKYNYIASFFTENGFYNSGILSHSLWDFNGQKNLFSVDWGVQALTDVGKNWLAGLLVHSEALSCLMAPTVSCRKRYSKYGKESKEFVTAKWAFNDNSCAFNIKCHGGKGTQIDNRLGSATANPYLVLAATIAAGLDGVKRKLSFQDVSEENQNTAQLKPAAIPLKLEDALAALEGDLCLREALGDTFIRYFVAMKHYELETEETDAERNKFLEYFI, from the exons AAAACAGTTGGAAATGACTATGATGAAGCTGATGGTGGCAGTATATGTGGTTTAAGAAGGACAAGAGGAGTCAAAGTCACTGCAAAATACATTCTCCCATTAGAATGTGAAAAAATGGAGATCTCCCACCCTACAAACATCCCAGATGATTCTTATCTGCAAAGAGCAACTAGTCATGTAGAACCACCTGCAAGTACATCCTTTCAAAAAACAACATCTAATTTCCCTAACACACAAGATCAAAAGGGGGGCGGAAATGGGAGCTTCCCTATAGAAATCAGTGTGAAAGAGAATATATTGAGGAAAACAGAAGTCCACAAAGACGATGAGGGTGGGAGAAGAATGGTAGAAAGAAAGATGGAGATGCCTGAGGGAATACAGACATCAAGCAAAGGGAATCAGCCTTTGGGAACGGAGCCTGAGAGCAAAGAAGAAAAATCTGGGGGTTCAGATGTAGCGAGCAGAGAAGATAAATCTGGGGTGACACAGACAGCAAGTAATGAGGACAAATGTGGGGAAACAGAAGATGAAGAGGAGGATGCAACAGAGAAAAAGAATAAAGGTAATAATTTAACAACCCAGGAAAAAAGCACTGAAGCATCTttcatgctggggtctggagtttCCAAACAAACATTGCAAGAGCTGAAAAACCTACTCAGAAACAATCCTCTGCGTGGTAACAGGGCCAAATACACTGGCAACCCCAGCAGAACTTCTTCCCATATACGTCTGCCAAAACCCAATGAAAAAGCAGTTGACAAACAGGGTAGATCCTTTGAGTCTCTTTTTCTTCATTTTGGAGGGGAGAATCGAAAGCTCCACTGTATAGACAATTATGTAGCAGGGCTGCCAAACCTCTTggttcacagctctgctggctcTGATCAGCAACAATCAGAAGGCAGCAACATGGAGCATCCCAGTAGGAGACAACCACCAGCTTATAAAAACACAGGCAGCACTCCAGGAATTAAATTCGACCCTTCTCCAGACCAGACTG ATCACAGCAGAGAGCCTGACATAAACAACCCTGGAAGTCAATCTTCCCTTCGTCTGGTCTCGCTTATTGAACACATTAAACAACAGATGGCCAGAGAAAATATTCAGTTTGTCAGATTTGAAGCAACTGACCTGCATGGAGTGTCAAGATCCAAGAGCATTCCTTCTCGTTTTTTTCAT GAAAAAGCAATCTATGGTGTGTCCATGCCCAGAGGATACCTTGAACTGACCCTGAATCCTAAGGACAGTGAAGTGGACCACATAAGTGCAACCAATTTTAATTGTGACATACTCCTGAGCCCTGATTTATCAACATTTAGAGTTCTACCATGGACTGAACAAACTGCTAGAGTGATATGTGATTCCTTCACTATACTGGGAACCCCTCTATTGACCTCACCCAGGCATATTGCCAAACAACAGCTGAGCCAACTTCAGGACAATGGCTTGTCATTGCGCTCTGCCTTCACCTATGAATTTTGTATTTACGGCATTGCTGAGATTGTAAATTCAAAGACGATATCTTTTCCTGCAGCAAGCATACTCAACAGTTATGACCAGCTTTTCATTCAGGAACTCATTGAAGGAATGTATCACGCTGGTGCCAACATTGAGAGCTTCTCTTCTTCCACTTGGCCTGGACAGATGGAGATCTCTTTTCATCCAGAGTTTGGCATAGGTGCTGCTGACACTGCCTTCACCTTCAGAACAGGCATTAAAGAAGTAGCAAAAAAGTACAACTACATTGCAAGTTTTTTCACAGAGAATGGGTTCTACAATTCAGGGATTCTGTCACATAGTCTGTGGGATTTCAATGGCCAAAAGAATTTGTTTTCTGTTGATTGGGGAGTTCAGGCGCTCACCGATGTTGGAAAGAATTGGCTAGCAGGGCTCTTGGTACATTCCGAAGCTCTCAGCTGCCTGATGGCTCCTACAGTAAGCTGCCGTAAACGCTATTCCAAATATGGTAAGGAATCAAAAGAATTTGTGACAGCAAAATGGGCATTTAATGATAATAGCTGTGCCTTTAACATTAAGTGTCATGGTGGAAAAGGCACTCAGATAGATAACAGGCTAGGTTCAGCTACAGCAAACCCCTACCTGGTGCTTGCTGCTACTATTGCTGCAGGCCTGGATGGAGTAAAGAGAAAACTTAGCTTCCAGGATGTGTCAGAAGAGAACCAGAACACTGCTCAGTTGAAACCTGCAGCAATCCCTTTGAAACTAGAAGATGCTCTTGCTGCACTTGAGGGAGATTTGTGCCTTAGGGAAGCACTGGGTGATACCTTTATTCGATACTTTGTTGCCATGAAACATTATGAGTTGGAAACTGAAGAAACGGATGCTGAACGGAATAAATTTTTGGAATATTTTATTTAG